A genomic window from Helicobacter sp. MIT 21-1697 includes:
- a CDS encoding prepilin-type N-terminal cleavage/methylation domain-containing protein, with product MKRQVRIQSLHTKRGAFSMMELIFVIIILGILAAIALPRLSLTRSDAQLIAVENDIIGALNAIQREVFSQNIEPSTLDGVKMLELAGLSHSRWIAQNNGVRLAKNGVLDTQNDCVTLMQENGKIIFFIQPKADSTLCTKLLERHKARREVPLSTSNAIF from the coding sequence ATGAAGAGGCAAGTAAGGATTCAATCTCTACACACAAAACGTGGAGCATTTAGTATGATGGAGCTTATATTTGTTATTATTATACTCGGGATTCTTGCTGCTATTGCTTTACCAAGACTTTCACTTACGCGTTCTGATGCCCAACTTATTGCAGTAGAAAATGATATTATCGGAGCGCTCAATGCGATTCAGCGCGAAGTTTTTAGCCAAAATATTGAGCCTTCCACCCTTGATGGGGTAAAAATGCTTGAACTTGCAGGGCTTAGTCATTCGCGGTGGATAGCACAAAATAATGGTGTGAGACTTGCCAAAAATGGTGTGCTTGATACACAAAATGATTGTGTAACGCTTATGCAAGAAAATGGTAAAATTATCTTTTTTATTCAGCCTAAAGCAGATTCTACTCTTTGCACTAAATTGCTTGAGCGACATAAGGCACGGCGAGAAGTGCCGCTTAGCACCTCAAATGCAATTTTCTAA
- a CDS encoding prepilin-type cleavage/methylation domain-containing protein, whose translation MQFSNRRAFSSFELLCVIIIIAIITSIGVRYMGHITHKQCISRLKSQLAHTQNALSAYYANAFIRADVIDYVQAQSILRQLEQNNTLQCAFSVQGSKIIAHIGMEHLVFGLEPPTLEINPKIFCKLSSALCKDFSDRILDK comes from the coding sequence ATGCAATTTTCTAATAGGAGAGCATTCAGCTCATTTGAACTCTTATGTGTCATTATTATCATCGCTATCATTACGAGTATAGGGGTGCGGTATATGGGACATATCACACATAAACAATGTATCTCTCGTCTTAAGTCTCAACTTGCCCATACACAAAATGCTTTGAGCGCATATTATGCAAATGCTTTTATTCGCGCAGATGTGATAGATTATGTCCAAGCACAAAGTATTTTAAGACAGCTGGAGCAAAACAATACTTTGCAATGTGCTTTTAGTGTGCAGGGAAGCAAGATTATTGCCCATATCGGTATGGAGCATCTTGTTTTTGGGCTTGAGCCCCCTACTCTTGAAATAAATCCTAAAATTTTTTGCAAACTTTCTTCGGCTCTTTGCAAAGATTTTAGTGATAGAATCTTAGATAAATAA
- a CDS encoding TIGR02757 family protein, protein MKKLKAMLDAQYKLKNTSKELSMQNPDPLLVAKNYQHTSYFAEIALICALLSYGNAKAIVQMLQKLDFSLLCSRTKIRYEAFPYYRFQTSADIRHIFEAIACMLENGGLLTYFLQAYKNPPAHFTLWYQSGNKNHARILYGIYHCIDSLYSFVRENSVSKGLHFAFGTSYSAYMNTYGAFPTGACALKRWNMLLRWLVRQDEIDIGCWQEHIQPSHLILPLDTHTFRICLKLKILKRKSYDLQSALQATDTLCMLNPNDPISYDFALYRIGQSKQNMYEDLFI, encoded by the coding sequence GTGAAAAAGCTTAAGGCAATGCTTGATGCCCAATACAAGCTTAAAAATACTTCTAAAGAACTCAGTATGCAAAATCCAGATCCTTTGCTTGTGGCAAAAAACTACCAACACACGTCTTATTTTGCAGAGATTGCCCTTATATGTGCGCTTCTCTCTTATGGAAATGCAAAAGCAATCGTGCAAATGCTTCAAAAACTTGATTTCTCACTTTTATGCTCTCGCACGAAAATACGCTATGAGGCATTTCCTTATTATAGATTCCAAACAAGTGCAGATATTAGGCATATCTTTGAAGCTATCGCTTGTATGCTTGAAAATGGTGGTTTGCTCACATATTTCCTTCAAGCGTATAAAAATCCTCCTGCGCATTTTACACTTTGGTATCAGAGTGGAAATAAAAACCACGCACGCATTCTTTATGGCATTTATCATTGTATTGATTCTCTTTATTCTTTTGTGCGCGAAAATAGCGTAAGCAAAGGCTTACATTTTGCATTTGGCACATCTTATAGTGCTTATATGAACACTTATGGTGCATTTCCCACAGGTGCGTGTGCATTAAAACGTTGGAATATGCTCTTGCGTTGGCTTGTGCGCCAAGATGAAATTGATATTGGCTGTTGGCAAGAACATATACAGCCATCGCATTTAATATTGCCACTTGATACTCATACCTTTAGAATCTGCCTTAAACTTAAGATTCTAAAGCGCAAAAGTTATGACTTACAAAGTGCGCTACAAGCCACTGATACACTATGTATGCTCAATCCTAATGACCCAATATCGTATGATTTTGCACTCTACCGCATAGGACAAAGCAAACAAAATATGTATGAAGATTTATTTATCTAA
- a CDS encoding TolC family protein, translating to MKKWIFLFVGVALNTLQAEYLALENAYKQVLQNNDGLKSTQSAVDKQEKLKSATKMLYFPQVSLDAFYVHLQSPMNAHLFDTSALNNLSGTALAPLLPHLTQPITLQDQNIIFSALNIAYPLFTGGKRHFANKLSEIAFDDALLALKLKELSLFEDCAKLYYGVVLAHQIHNTLQDANEGHLAHYKNAQKLQEKGQIARLETLQAQVNYDKSSIEVQKANDTLHIAIMAFNAMLNRESNVPLELSSSIDIKQDAMLQNVDYFVNKTLEVYPALHIMDNQVKSTHELSHIEFSSFLPEIGAFGSYMFNDNSSLLDKAMPNWYVGIGARWSLLSPSGRIQKYQASKIASIQAQFATSQAKKDLKTLCEKTYNEVISYKSQYFSLDSSVELAKENLKLRERAFLQGMSTSTEVSDAQNALSLVLIERQSVAYSYAISLARLFALSGEVERFYGFFN from the coding sequence ATGAAAAAATGGATATTCTTGTTTGTAGGAGTAGCTTTAAACACCCTACAAGCAGAGTATTTGGCATTAGAGAATGCCTACAAGCAGGTTTTACAAAATAATGATGGACTAAAATCCACTCAAAGTGCAGTTGATAAACAAGAAAAGCTCAAAAGTGCAACCAAAATGCTTTATTTCCCCCAAGTTTCACTTGATGCATTTTATGTGCATTTGCAATCACCAATGAATGCACATCTTTTTGATACCTCTGCACTTAATAATCTTAGCGGGACAGCTCTTGCCCCTTTGCTTCCTCATCTCACACAACCTATCACACTACAAGACCAAAATATTATCTTTAGTGCGCTTAATATTGCCTATCCACTTTTTACGGGCGGTAAGCGTCATTTTGCTAATAAACTTTCTGAAATTGCTTTTGATGATGCACTCCTTGCCCTTAAGCTCAAGGAATTAAGCCTCTTTGAAGATTGTGCAAAGCTTTATTATGGCGTGGTATTAGCTCATCAGATTCACAATACGCTTCAAGATGCAAATGAAGGGCATCTCGCACATTATAAAAATGCGCAAAAACTCCAAGAAAAAGGGCAAATTGCGCGTTTAGAAACGCTCCAAGCCCAAGTCAATTATGATAAATCTAGCATTGAAGTGCAAAAAGCAAATGATACTCTTCATATCGCCATTATGGCGTTTAATGCGATGTTAAATAGAGAATCTAATGTACCTCTTGAATTGAGCTCAAGTATTGATATTAAACAAGATGCGATGTTGCAAAATGTGGATTATTTTGTAAATAAAACACTTGAAGTCTATCCTGCTTTGCACATAATGGATAATCAGGTCAAATCTACGCACGAGCTTTCGCATATTGAATTTTCTTCATTTTTGCCTGAAATAGGAGCTTTTGGTAGTTATATGTTTAATGATAATAGCTCTTTGCTTGATAAAGCTATGCCAAATTGGTATGTAGGTATAGGTGCGCGGTGGTCTCTTCTTTCGCCAAGTGGGAGAATCCAAAAATATCAAGCAAGCAAAATAGCTTCTATTCAAGCGCAGTTTGCTACTTCACAAGCTAAGAAAGATTTAAAAACGCTCTGTGAAAAGACTTATAATGAAGTTATTTCGTATAAATCGCAATATTTTAGCCTTGATTCCTCTGTGGAGTTAGCCAAAGAGAATCTCAAGCTGCGTGAGAGGGCATTTTTACAGGGTATGAGTACAAGCACAGAAGTAAGTGATGCGCAAAATGCTCTTTCACTCGTGCTTATTGAACGCCAAAGTGTGGCATATAGCTATGCAATTTCACTTGCGCGGCTTTTTGCCCTAAGTGGAGAAGTGGAGAGATTCTATGGATTTTTTAATTAA
- a CDS encoding HlyD family secretion protein, translating to MKINIKLVALIVIALAFLLWLAVSFTRAYEPKENRIYAQVQAREYAISSKVAGRVENIFVKKGDMLKKGDLVYSIDSPELQAKLEQAKAGYQAAKALSTETKQGARVETIQSAKDVWQGAKTMANLAKSTYERIESLYKDGVVSQQRRDEAYANYTTAKHNENVTYQQYKIALDGASVETKIAAQAKEDAAAGQVNEVESYAKDTQAIAPTNGEVSNVLLHEGELAPSGFPVALMIDMNDAWIVFHLPEYRLKDFVKGTTFQAFIPALDKRAEFRVEFVSVMGDFATWRATSASKGYDVKTFEVEAYPTLPIDGLRVGMSVLID from the coding sequence ATGAAAATAAATATCAAGCTTGTAGCTTTAATTGTTATAGCTTTAGCATTTTTGTTGTGGCTTGCAGTCAGCTTTACTCGTGCTTATGAGCCAAAGGAAAATAGAATCTATGCCCAAGTGCAAGCGCGTGAATATGCTATTAGCTCTAAGGTTGCGGGACGTGTGGAGAATATTTTTGTTAAAAAGGGCGATATGCTTAAAAAGGGCGATTTGGTGTATAGTATTGATTCTCCAGAGTTACAAGCTAAGCTTGAACAGGCAAAAGCAGGGTATCAAGCAGCAAAGGCTTTAAGCACAGAAACAAAGCAAGGAGCGAGAGTAGAGACCATTCAGTCAGCAAAAGATGTTTGGCAAGGCGCTAAAACAATGGCAAATCTTGCTAAAAGCACTTATGAGCGTATAGAATCTCTTTATAAAGATGGTGTGGTAAGCCAACAAAGGCGTGATGAAGCGTATGCAAACTACACTACTGCAAAACATAATGAAAATGTAACCTATCAGCAATATAAAATTGCCCTTGATGGCGCAAGTGTTGAGACAAAAATAGCAGCACAAGCTAAAGAAGATGCAGCGGCAGGACAAGTCAATGAAGTTGAAAGCTATGCCAAAGATACTCAAGCTATTGCGCCAACAAATGGAGAGGTAAGTAATGTTTTGCTTCACGAAGGTGAGCTTGCACCGAGTGGATTCCCTGTGGCATTAATGATTGATATGAATGATGCGTGGATTGTTTTTCATCTGCCTGAATATCGTTTAAAAGATTTTGTTAAGGGCACAACTTTTCAAGCATTTATTCCCGCTTTGGATAAAAGAGCAGAATTTAGGGTAGAGTTTGTCTCTGTTATGGGAGATTTTGCCACTTGGAGAGCTACAAGCGCATCTAAAGGTTATGATGTAAAAACTTTTGAAGTTGAAGCATACCCTACTCTACCTATTGATGGCTTACGCGTAGGTATGAGTGTGCTTATTGATTAG
- the rpmB gene encoding 50S ribosomal protein L28: MARKCFFTGKGPMVGNNVSHANNKTKKRSLPNLRNVRLKLEDGTSVRVKVAASTLRTIKKYS; encoded by the coding sequence ATGGCAAGAAAATGTTTTTTCACAGGTAAGGGTCCTATGGTTGGAAACAATGTAAGTCACGCAAATAATAAAACAAAAAAGCGTTCTTTGCCTAATCTTCGCAATGTTCGGCTTAAACTTGAAGATGGAACAAGCGTAAGAGTAAAAGTTGCCGCTTCCACATTGCGAACAATAAAAAAATATTCTTAA
- a CDS encoding potassium channel family protein, with amino-acid sequence MFARFKKFLHWGNTPKPDISLAGELYEQLKPFRLPLILVQFFLLFGTLGYLALEDYDLMQAFFQTSYTFTNTGFGSLREKEFSTITIFFTALLMVCGAGVVTFSVAFIMSVVNNGTLIRLIKEQKMVYKIARLQNHYVICYHNEFTTELAQQFLESHIPFVVVDNSPDFEAQAQKYKYPYYIIDDPHTHIAMLKSHLSSAKGIVSFSKNPADNITMVVSARIFEEELRRKPYYIIATANSQEESKKLKKIGCDAVISASKLMAQRISAMAVRPDMENLLERFLYQRDTPLDLEEIIVPRYSWLVLRKLKEAHFRDVTNVSVVGLTQKDGVYITMPNGNTIVSSECKLLVIGTSENIRATKRLIMKKQKPREVDYV; translated from the coding sequence TTGTTTGCAAGATTTAAGAAATTTCTTCACTGGGGCAATACCCCAAAACCAGACATTTCTTTAGCTGGTGAGCTCTATGAGCAGCTCAAGCCCTTTAGACTTCCGCTCATTCTTGTTCAATTTTTTCTTCTTTTTGGCACATTAGGGTATTTGGCATTAGAAGATTATGATTTAATGCAGGCATTTTTTCAGACTTCTTATACTTTTACTAATACAGGTTTTGGTTCATTAAGGGAGAAAGAATTTAGCACCATTACTATTTTTTTTACTGCGCTTTTAATGGTATGTGGAGCGGGAGTTGTAACCTTTAGTGTAGCATTTATTATGAGTGTAGTGAATAATGGCACTCTTATTAGATTGATTAAGGAGCAAAAAATGGTATATAAAATTGCACGTTTGCAAAATCATTATGTGATTTGCTATCACAATGAATTTACTACTGAACTTGCCCAGCAGTTTTTAGAATCTCATATTCCTTTTGTCGTGGTGGATAATTCCCCTGATTTTGAAGCCCAAGCCCAAAAGTACAAGTATCCTTATTATATCATTGATGACCCACATACGCATATAGCTATGCTCAAATCACATCTCTCAAGCGCAAAAGGGATTGTAAGTTTTTCTAAGAATCCCGCGGATAATATCACTATGGTGGTGAGTGCGCGTATCTTTGAGGAAGAGCTAAGAAGAAAGCCTTATTATATTATTGCTACTGCAAATTCACAAGAAGAGAGCAAAAAGCTTAAAAAAATTGGCTGTGATGCTGTTATTTCTGCCTCTAAGCTTATGGCGCAAAGAATCTCCGCAATGGCAGTGCGTCCGGATATGGAAAATCTCCTTGAGCGGTTTTTATATCAACGCGATACGCCTCTTGATTTGGAGGAAATCATCGTGCCACGTTATTCGTGGCTTGTGTTAAGAAAACTCAAAGAGGCACATTTCCGCGATGTTACAAATGTCTCTGTCGTGGGGCTAACGCAAAAAGATGGCGTTTATATCACTATGCCAAATGGCAATACGATTGTTTCAAGTGAGTGCAAACTCCTTGTGATTGGGACGAGCGAGAATATTCGCGCTACTAAGCGTTTGATTATGAAAAAGCAAAAACCAAGAGAGGTTGATTATGTTTGA
- the argJ gene encoding bifunctional glutamate N-acetyltransferase/amino-acid acetyltransferase ArgJ, with product MFEIIPIKGGVNAPEGFYADGVSAGLKPPLENGTPALDVAFLYSEDALKPFTLFTSNRFQAAPIIHFKRFVQGKESNFVLINTKNANAMTGEAGVQDVCDILSSLRQKFPFIQNPIMSSTGVIGQYLPKEKIIASFSSFDMNAKSENAHTRAADAIRTTDAFSKEIALKVQLNGGKSFCIGAMAKGAGMIQPALATMLCFITTDAALPEADGDRILRECAKTSFDAISVDGDMSTNDSVFLFANGRSGVYDEMAFKEALKMIMHKLATDMVRDGEGSTKLVAFEVCGARDEAQAMRAAKALTNSLLVKTAIFGQDPNWGRIASTIGASGVECNEKSLKIAFDSVVVFDKGQICFDEQSEAKAAAVMKQESFRITCDLGIGDGHFVAYGCDLGYRYVEINADYRS from the coding sequence ATGTTTGAGATTATCCCTATTAAAGGGGGTGTGAATGCACCAGAAGGATTCTATGCTGATGGCGTAAGTGCAGGATTAAAACCTCCACTTGAAAATGGCACTCCTGCACTTGATGTGGCATTTTTGTATAGTGAAGATGCGCTTAAGCCTTTTACACTTTTTACGAGCAATCGTTTTCAAGCAGCACCCATAATACACTTTAAACGTTTTGTTCAAGGCAAAGAGAGTAATTTTGTGCTTATTAACACCAAAAATGCCAACGCAATGACAGGAGAAGCAGGAGTGCAAGATGTGTGTGATATTTTATCATCACTGAGACAAAAATTCCCCTTTATACAAAACCCTATAATGTCAAGCACAGGTGTTATCGGGCAATATTTGCCTAAGGAGAAAATCATCGCTTCTTTTTCCTCCTTTGATATGAATGCCAAAAGTGAAAATGCCCACACTCGTGCTGCCGATGCGATACGCACGACAGATGCTTTTAGCAAAGAAATTGCATTAAAAGTGCAGCTCAATGGTGGCAAAAGCTTTTGTATCGGAGCTATGGCAAAGGGAGCAGGTATGATACAGCCTGCCCTTGCGACTATGCTTTGTTTTATTACAACTGATGCAGCTTTGCCTGAAGCTGATGGGGATAGAATCTTGCGCGAGTGCGCAAAAACAAGTTTTGATGCTATTAGTGTAGATGGTGATATGAGCACAAATGATTCTGTCTTTTTGTTTGCCAATGGGCGCAGTGGGGTTTATGATGAGATGGCTTTCAAAGAAGCATTAAAAATGATTATGCACAAACTTGCTACCGATATGGTCAGAGATGGTGAGGGCTCTACCAAGCTTGTAGCCTTTGAAGTGTGCGGTGCAAGAGATGAAGCACAAGCTATGCGTGCCGCAAAAGCTCTTACAAATTCGCTTTTAGTAAAAACTGCAATTTTTGGACAAGACCCAAATTGGGGTAGAATCGCCTCAACAATTGGCGCAAGTGGCGTAGAATGCAATGAGAAAAGCTTAAAAATTGCTTTTGATTCTGTGGTAGTATTTGATAAGGGGCAAATATGTTTTGATGAGCAGAGCGAAGCAAAAGCGGCAGCAGTAATGAAGCAAGAAAGCTTTAGAATCACTTGTGATTTGGGTATAGGCGATGGGCATTTTGTCGCTTATGGTTGTGATTTGGGCTATCGCTATGTAGAGATTAATGCTGATTATAGAAGCTAG
- a CDS encoding YdcH family protein, protein MFHEYRDEVTALKTHNTHFAKIFDEHNELDDRIKKIEDGEELMSDMELEVLKKQKLRLKDEAYAMILEYRKSH, encoded by the coding sequence ATGTTTCACGAATATAGAGATGAGGTTACTGCATTAAAGACACATAATACGCACTTTGCAAAGATTTTTGATGAGCATAATGAGCTTGATGATAGAATCAAAAAGATTGAAGATGGCGAGGAATTAATGAGTGATATGGAGCTTGAAGTGCTCAAAAAACAAAAACTTCGTCTTAAAGATGAAGCCTATGCAATGATTTTGGAATATCGCAAATCCCATTAG
- a CDS encoding NFACT family protein, giving the protein MNLALLKGISAYLQNMEHIVCFKRKEINLFAFVCQDKQGNKQRIYFDMTRSQSNAFMSETEILGAREFNAPFDNKLAQCSTRAKIEQVRVDGENRILQIFISQKGHYKLQYFWLICEFTGKHTNVMICDENFVVLEALRHIPSSKSWRVVAVGKVLEPLPQPNTKMPPQTIPSLEQTLALLHRSYMERYTQFHNAKKQAVLKSLYAKRENLLQMLDSLPKYEELLTSAKQYAHYGKVLFGSLHLLPTHKITSSHLTLQDFEGANIELELPPCARDLQEAGNWYFTQSKKYHKKAQHLHKQIENLQDKIDFLSDKIALIKQCDELSAIFATQEKKPKAKDKILPTKDIESFFIEGFKISIGRNAKENQRLLESAKADDLWFHIKDMPSAHLIIHCGKKMPPNAVIDKSVEILVGLYAVRKGGGNFIVDYTKRRFVKLSQNAQVTYAKAQSIHYKYP; this is encoded by the coding sequence TTGAATCTCGCGCTATTAAAAGGCATAAGTGCATATCTACAAAATATGGAACATATCGTATGCTTTAAACGCAAAGAAATCAATCTCTTTGCATTTGTCTGCCAAGATAAACAAGGCAATAAACAGAGAATCTATTTTGATATGACACGCTCACAAAGTAATGCCTTTATGAGTGAAACAGAGATACTAGGTGCGCGTGAGTTTAATGCTCCATTTGATAATAAACTCGCCCAATGCTCTACTCGTGCGAAAATAGAACAAGTGCGTGTAGATGGAGAAAATAGAATCTTGCAGATTTTTATAAGCCAAAAGGGACATTACAAACTCCAATATTTTTGGCTTATATGTGAATTTACAGGCAAACATACAAATGTTATGATATGCGATGAAAATTTTGTCGTGCTTGAAGCATTGCGACATATTCCATCGAGTAAATCGTGGCGCGTAGTCGCGGTAGGAAAAGTGCTTGAGCCCTTGCCTCAACCAAACACAAAAATGCCCCCACAAACAATACCCTCGCTTGAACAAACACTTGCATTACTTCATCGCTCCTATATGGAGAGATATACCCAATTTCATAATGCCAAAAAACAAGCTGTGCTTAAATCTCTTTATGCCAAGAGAGAGAATCTCTTGCAAATGCTTGATTCTCTGCCAAAATATGAGGAACTTTTAACTTCTGCAAAGCAATATGCGCATTATGGGAAGGTGCTTTTTGGCTCATTGCACCTTTTGCCAACACACAAAATCACTTCATCACATTTAACTTTACAAGATTTTGAGGGGGCAAATATAGAACTAGAACTCCCCCCTTGCGCGAGAGATTTGCAAGAAGCTGGAAATTGGTATTTCACCCAAAGCAAAAAATATCATAAAAAAGCCCAACATCTCCATAAACAAATAGAGAATCTCCAAGATAAAATTGATTTTCTCTCCGATAAAATCGCACTTATAAAGCAATGCGATGAACTAAGCGCAATATTTGCCACGCAAGAGAAAAAACCTAAAGCCAAAGATAAGATTCTGCCCACAAAAGATATAGAGAGCTTTTTTATTGAGGGCTTCAAAATAAGTATAGGACGCAATGCTAAAGAAAATCAACGACTTTTAGAATCGGCAAAGGCTGATGATTTGTGGTTTCATATCAAAGATATGCCAAGTGCGCATTTGATTATACATTGTGGCAAAAAAATGCCACCAAATGCAGTCATTGACAAAAGTGTAGAGATTCTCGTAGGGCTATATGCTGTGCGTAAAGGAGGAGGAAATTTTATAGTGGATTATACCAAGCGGCGATTTGTCAAGCTATCCCAAAATGCGCAGGTAACCTATGCCAAAGCCCAAAGCATACATTATAAATATCCATAG
- a CDS encoding AAA family ATPase, giving the protein MVKRILIHNSPAFNDLELYVQKGFNVFSGASGSGKSVFMESLLAIFGIKESNADLIEANIEIDLPTFDWLEYGIPNDNENEIVLSILKKDKTRYFLNHASSSKKKLYEIVSGFAKHISTKGADELKPANILKILDLFITRENPTHKEILSQFKSDYQALCQARKKLSDMQEQEANLANLKEFAAFEIAKIESLNPKEGEYEELIALKKMLSKQEKIKEQIYKVRQVLELSRSFEEFLGLVDKSCPTLIEGLSEFEAIVQEQEERLEDLAELNPEEILDKITALAELNRRFGGIKEALIYLEEQKQKLQEYENLSFDKQHLQKRVEELSLECKKNAQTLHTNREHFAPQFNALLQGLCAELKLNQSSIKIENAQMNENGESLCEIKLGNSSVDVLSSGEYNRLRLAIMCIDTQLEPRSGILVLDEIDANLSGEESEGVAKILKTLSQSYQIFAISHQTHMPSLADNHYLVQKQGEKSSITKLDEEGRVQEIARIISGANITAEALEFARAHLKS; this is encoded by the coding sequence ATGGTTAAGAGAATCTTAATCCATAATTCCCCCGCTTTCAATGATTTAGAGCTATATGTGCAAAAAGGCTTTAATGTTTTTAGTGGAGCAAGTGGCAGTGGTAAATCAGTATTTATGGAATCTCTGCTTGCGATTTTTGGGATTAAAGAGAGTAATGCAGACCTTATTGAGGCAAATATTGAGATTGATTTGCCCACATTTGATTGGCTAGAATATGGGATTCCAAACGATAATGAAAATGAAATTGTGTTAAGCATTCTCAAAAAAGATAAAACGCGTTATTTCCTCAACCACGCCTCAAGCTCCAAAAAAAAACTCTATGAAATAGTATCGGGCTTTGCAAAGCACATTAGCACCAAAGGTGCAGATGAGCTTAAACCTGCAAATATTCTTAAGATTCTTGATTTGTTTATCACGCGTGAAAATCCAACTCACAAGGAGATTCTCTCTCAATTTAAATCAGACTATCAAGCATTATGCCAAGCGCGTAAAAAATTAAGTGATATGCAAGAGCAAGAAGCAAATCTTGCGAATTTAAAAGAGTTTGCAGCATTTGAAATTGCCAAAATAGAATCTTTAAATCCAAAAGAGGGTGAATATGAGGAGCTTATCGCGCTCAAAAAAATGCTCTCCAAGCAAGAAAAAATTAAAGAACAAATATATAAGGTGCGTCAGGTACTTGAACTCTCGCGCAGTTTTGAAGAATTTTTAGGACTTGTGGATAAAAGCTGTCCTACTCTCATTGAGGGATTAAGTGAGTTTGAAGCGATTGTGCAAGAGCAAGAGGAGCGTTTGGAGGATTTAGCAGAACTTAATCCTGAAGAGATTTTAGATAAAATTACCGCACTTGCCGAGCTTAATCGCCGATTTGGTGGTATCAAAGAAGCGCTCATATACCTTGAGGAGCAAAAGCAAAAACTCCAAGAATATGAGAATCTAAGCTTTGATAAGCAACATTTACAAAAGCGTGTAGAGGAACTTTCCCTAGAATGCAAAAAAAATGCACAAACACTTCATACAAACCGCGAGCACTTTGCACCACAATTTAATGCTTTACTTCAAGGATTATGTGCGGAGCTTAAACTCAATCAAAGCAGTATAAAAATAGAAAATGCGCAAATGAATGAAAATGGGGAGAGCCTATGTGAAATAAAACTTGGCAATAGTAGCGTAGATGTGCTCTCCTCTGGAGAATACAATCGTTTGCGACTTGCAATAATGTGCATTGATACGCAGCTTGAGCCTCGTAGCGGGATTTTGGTGCTTGATGAGATTGATGCGAATCTTAGTGGAGAGGAGAGCGAAGGTGTAGCGAAGATTCTCAAAACGCTTTCTCAAAGCTATCAAATCTTTGCTATTTCTCATCAAACTCATATGCCCTCTTTGGCAGATAATCACTATCTTGTGCAAAAACAAGGGGAAAAAAGCAGCATTACCAAACTTGATGAAGAGGGCAGAGTGCAAGAAATAGCGCGCATTATTAGCGGAGCAAACATCACTGCTGAGGCACTTGAGTTTGCAAGAGCGCATTTAAAATCTTAG